The genomic DNA CGTCGGCTACGATTCCGATCACCAGCCGCTCAGGCCGCACGACCGCCTGGTAGTGCTTCTGAAGTTTCTCCGACGTCAATCGGCGAAGGGAATCGGGCGTCCCCAAAAGGTTAAAGCCGTAAGGGTGTCCGGGGAACATGCTCTCCAGGAAAAGATTGTTCGTTCTCGTTTCGAAATAATCCTTCTGCGTTTCCAGTTCGCGCAGCATCGCCGTGCGTTCTTGCTCCACCACCGATTCCTCGAACAGCGGATCGATCAAAACGTCCGCGAAAAGATCGAGAGCGGAGAGAAGATTTCCGCTGACCACGTCCATCCGCTGGCCTTGGGAACTCTTTCCGGCCACCGCAGCCATTTCGGCTTGCAGAAAAATCTTCTCCTCGGCGATTTGCTCGTCGGACCGGGAGGCGGTGCCGCGATCCACCGTCGATGCGATCAATTGAGAGATGCCGTTCACGTCGGCACTCTCGGCCCACAAGCCGCCGACGGCGGAGGCGTAAAGGCTCGAGATCCGGACCCCGGGAAAATGGCGGAACACCACGCGCACTCCGCCGGGGAGCTTCCAGCGCTCCACGTCCGCATCCAGCGACGGAACGCCGACCATCGCCCGCCGCTGTGTCTTCGGACGCATCGCTTGATCGACGAGATCCTGCAACTGCTCGAGCGAAGGGGCCTGCTCCGATTTCGGCCGCAAGAGAGCGATCCCCATCTGCCGAGGGTCGAGATAACGGCGCGTGATTTCTTGAACCTGCCGTTCGGTGACGGAAAAGATTTGATCCCTGTATTTGGCTTCGTACTCCACGGAACCGAATACGGTCTCATAATAGGCCAGAGACTTCGCCCTTCCTTCGACCGTTTCGTCGTTAAAAACGATTTCCTTATCCAGATTGAGTTTCGCGCGGTTCAGTTCCGTAGCGGATACTTCCTCTTCGTGCAGCAAACGAATCTGCTCGAGAAAAGATTTAAGGAGATCGAGGTCCCTTTCTTCGTACGGCAGTCCCTGAATCACAAATTTTCCCGTCTTAAAGGGGGAAAACATGCTGGAGCCGACCGACCTCGCCAGTTGCTGTTTGACGCGAATCTCACGATAAAGGCGGGAGACCTCTCCTTCCCCTAGAACATACGAGAGGACATCCAATGCGGGGACGTCGGGATGGTCGACTCCGGGGATCGAAAAAGCGAGGTCGAGAATCCGCTCTTGTTCTCCGCGCGTGACCGCAACATAGCGGAGAGAGTCGAGATTCGCGGGATTCCCGACCTGCGTTGGAACGAGCGGATCCGTGGGATCGTTATCCGACGATAGTTCCCGGACCGCCTCGACCAATGAATGCCAGTCCACGTCGCCGGCCACCGCGAGAATCATGTTGTCCGGTCGATACCAACGATGGAAATAGGAGCATAGATCCGCGTGCCGCAATCCGCGCACCGACTCCATCGTCCCGATGACCGGCCGGCCGTATCCATGATCGGGATAGAGCACTTCGTAAAATTTCTCGCCCAGGACATTGTCGAGCGCATCGTTCCCCTCCCGCAACTCTTCCAGGATCACCTGTCGCTCGATTTCCATTTCTTCTTCATCCAGACGCGCGTGAAAGACCATATCGAGCAAGACGTTGAGCCCCTCGCGCCAGAAACGATTGGAAAGCTGAAGATGATAGGCCGTCTGTTCGAAGCTCGTGAAGGCGTTGATGTTTCCGCCGAGGTTCTCGATCTCGTCGTTTAGTTGAATGGCGTCCCGGTTCTCGGTCCCTTTGAACAACATGTGCTCCAGGAAGTGGGAGACACCCCCTTCGGCGCGACTCTCATGGGCGCTACCGACCTTCACCCACAGATGGTAGGCTACGGCCGGCGAGGCGCGAGCCGACTCATGAACCAGGACCAGTCCGGACGGAAATACGATTTTTTGAGAGCGCGCGCGCCGGGAACCCATGGGGGGAGGGAAGCTATCCAACCTGCCCGGCGGTGTAAAGAGACCGCTACCAGGTGACGCGCGCCGGATACTGGGAAACCAGACGATCGGGAGTTAAAATCACCAGACCGTGCACCAGCGCCTGGCTGACGAGCATTCGGTCGAAGGGGTCCCGATGGAATTCAGGGAGTCGAATGACGTGAAGCGCTGATTCCTCGTCCAGGGCTAGGGAAGATATCCCGTGCTTGTTCCGTTGCGCGGGAACGTACTTCGAGGGCTCATCTGGAAACGGGAGGCGGCCCAACGACCATTTGAGGGCGATTTCCCAGTCGGAAACCGCGCTCAAGAAGATCTCATTATCGGGATCCATAACCAACGCCCGAGCCGATTCCGAAAGTTCGGGAGCATCCAAGAGAATCCAGAGAAACGTGCACGTGTCCAAAAGGATCTTCATCCCTCGCCCCGAAATCCCCGTTCCACATCCGACGGCAAGGGATCGAAGAACGATTTCGGGATGGAAAACTGGTTCTTGGCAAGCCCAATGGGCCGGCGACGCGTACGCTTGGTAGCGAGCCGTCGGATCTCCGCAATCGGCGAATTTCGTTTGCAGAGAAGCACGATCTCCCCCTGAAGAACACGGGCAAGGTACCGAGAAAGATGGGTTTTCGCCTGGTGGATATTCAATTTTATCATGAGTCAATCATGAACTAGATACTAGATCATGTAAATAGTCATATTTATAGAATAACTTGAACAAATTTAAGAAGTTGGGCATGAACTTTTCCCACGATGAGCGAACGTCTTCCCATTCGACCCCTGGGTCTCTACGTGCATATTCCGTACTGCACGAAAAAATGTCCTTACTGCGATTTCTACACACGCCCCCTGCCGACGCCGTCCGACGTCGAACGCTACGTTCGGGCACTTGTCCGAGAAATCCGACAGAGCGAGCGATTCGGCTGGCGGAAAAACCAACCCCTGCAGACGATCTTCCTCGGCGGAGGTACGCCGAGCCTTCTCTCTTCCGCTCACCTAGACTCGATTCTTTCCTCGATTCGTTCCGCTTTTTCGCTGGATCGCGACGCGGAAATAACGATGGAGATCAACCCGGAAACCGTGACGCAAGACCGCGTTCGAACTTGGCGTGACTTTGGCGTCAATCGCGCCAGCCTCGGCGTTCAGACGCTCCGATCGGATCAATTGCGTCGCTTGGGCCGCGAACATGATGGGACCATCGCCCGGCACGCGTACGACCAACTCCGTTCCGGCGGGTTTAAGAATCTCAGCGTAGACCTGATGTACGGCCTGGAAGCCCAGACAGGAGAAGATTGGGCGCGAACGCTTTCCGATATCGTGCCGTGGGAGCCCGATCACATCTCCGCGTACAACCTCACGGTCGAATCCCGAACGCCGTTTGGCGGTGAACTGGACCGTGGAACGTTGCGGCTTCCGCAGGAGGAGATTCAGACGGAGCTTTTCCTGATCGGGCGGCAGTTTCTTCAGGAACAGGGCTACATCCAGTACGAAATTTCCAATTACGCCCGGCCGGGATTTGAAGCCCGCCACAACCTGATCTATTGGACCGGCGGCGACTATTGGGGCGTGGGAGTTTCCGCCCATTCGTTTCAGCGAAGATCGTCGGAATTCATCCGATGGTGGAATCCGCGGGATCTTTCGCGCTACGTCACCGCGGTGGAAGCCGGATCGCTCCCCACCGAAGAATCTGAAACCCTTTCAGTGGAGACCCACTTTGGCGAGCGGCTGATGACCGGCCTGCGCCTTAGCCGCGGCGTCAATCTCCAAGAGCTGAGCCATGATCTGAAATTTCCGGCTCCCTCACACGCTCTTGAAGCCATCGCCCGTTTCTCCTCCACAGGCCATGTTCGCCAGAACGGCGACCATTTCTCCTTCACGCCGCAAGGAATGCTTCTCTCCAATGAAATCTTTCGTGAGCTGATCACGAGGTGATCCGCCCCGCTTCGTCGGGCAACCAGCCCTGGACTTTTTGTTGAATTTCCGGCACTTATCCTTGCCGTGAGCGATATTTCCCAAAGAAAACGGGAGGTTCTTTACGCCGTTGTGCACGATTTCATCGTTTCGGCCGAGCCGGTGGGCTCCCTTCAGATCGCCCGGAAGAAAATGATCCATTTAAGCCCGGCGACCATCCGCACCGTTATGGCTGAACTGGAAGAACGGGGGTATCTCGTTCGACCGCACAGTTCATCGGGCCGCGTTCCGACCAACCAGGCGTATCGTTTTTATGTCGACGAGTTGATGAGGCTGCGGCCGCTGACGGCGGACGAGAAGGACCAGATCCGCCAACGGGTTCACGCCGGCGCCACGGATTTGGGTGAGGTGTTGAAAGAGGCCTGTCGACTGATCTCCGCGAAAGCGAGCCAGCCGGGCCTGTCCATGGTTCCTCCGACCCACGCCCGAAGCCTGAAACACATTCAATTCATCCGGCTCCGCGACCGGCTCGTTTTGGTGATTTTGGTTTCCGCCACCGGAATCGTAGAGAACAAGATTCTGGAGATGGGGCACGGTTACACTCAAACGGAATTGGACCGCATGCATAATTATTTGAACGACCGCCTCGCGGGAATGACGATCGCCAAGGTGCGCCAGCAGATTCTGCTCGAAATGAAAAAGGCCCAGAGCCTTTACGATCAGTTGCTGACGCAAGCCCTAATCCTCGGTGAACGGGTTTTTTCGGACATGCCGCCTGACGTGCACATTGAGGGCCAAAGCCATCTTTGTTCGGATCCGGAATTCGCGGATCTGGAAAAGATGCAGCTGATTCTGCGTGCGCTGGAAGAGAAAACGGCGATCATCAAGGCCTTGGATCAATCGTTGGCCTCTCCCGGCGTCAAGATCTTCATCGGCGAAGAGATTCAATGCCCGGAAATCAACGGCCTGACGTTGGTCACGTCGGCCTACAGTGACAGCGAGGGAAATCGCGGACTGCTCGGGGTCATCGGCCCGACACGCCTCGACTACGCGCGCATCATCCCGCTGGTGGAATTCACTTCGAAGATCGTGACCGACGTTTTGCACGAGAACCAGAGATGACGAAAAAGGATCCGAAAATGGAAATCGACCCGGGACTCATCGACGAGGCGATGAAAAGCGTCGAGAAAAATCAGGTCCCGGCCAAGAAAGAGGATCTGGAACCTTCGGAAGCAAGAACGGAACAGGACAACCCCCCCCCGCCGTCGGATGAAATGTACGATCGCTTGCTCCGCGTGACGGCGGACTTCGATAATTTCCGGAAGCGGACCCAAAAGGAGAAGTCGGAGCTCGTTCGTTACGGAAACGAGCAATTGCTTCGCGATGTCATTCCGATCCTGGATAACTTTGAACGCGCGGTGGAACATTCCCGAAAAGCCACCGATGCCGAGTCGATCCGAACCGGCGTAGAATTGATTCTCAACCAGCTCAAAAGCACGTTGGAGCGATTCGGCGTGAAAAGCCGGTCCGCCGCGGGAGAGAAATTCGATCCTTTGATCCATGAAGCGGTGAACCATGTCCCCTCCGCCGAGCATCCTCCGCACACGGTCATCGAAGAGCATCAAAAGGCGTATTTTCTTCATGACCGCCTGATTCGCCCCGCGTTGGTGACGGTCTCCAAAGGGCCCGACGAATCGGGGCCCGAGGAACCGGCTTCGGAAGGGGAGGGTCGGGCCGATCGTGATACAAACGAATAATCGAGGTATAGTGAAAGTTTCCCATGGCGAAGATCATCGGAATTGATCTCGGAACGACCAACTCCTGCGTCGCGATCATGGAGATGGGCGAACCGGTCGTCATCCCCAACGCCGAGGGCTCCCGGACCACCGCTTCCATGGTGGCGTTCAACGAACGAAACGAGCGGCTGGTCGGCCAGGTTGCGAAAAGGCAGGCCATCACGAATCCCGAACGGACCCTTTACGCCATCAAGCGCCTGATCGGACGGAAATTCGATTCGCCCGAGGTCAAGAAATCGATCGAACTTTGTTCCTTTAAAATCGTCCCGTCGAAAAACCAGGATGCCTGGGTTCAGATGGGCGACAAGGCGATTAGTCCGCCGGAAGTTTCCGCCATGGTCCTTCAAAAAATGAAGGAGACGGCCGAAGATTACCTGGGCGAAGAGGTCACCCAAGCGGTGATCACGGTTCCGGCGTATTTCGACGACAGCCAGCGACAGGCTACCAAGGACGCGGGGAGAATCGCGGGGCTTGAAGTGGAGCGAATCATCAACGAGCCGACGGCCGCGGCTTTGGCGTACGGGCTCGACAAGAAAAAGAACGGAATGGTGGCGGTCTTCGACTTGGGAGGCGGCACGTTCGACGTTTCGATCCTGGAACTCTCCGGCGACGTCTTCAACGTCAAAGCCACCTGCGGCGACACGTTTCTCGGAGGCGAAGATTTCGATATGCGAATCGTCGACTGGCTGGTCGAGTCCTTTAAGAAGTCGGCCAACATCGACCTCAGGCAGGACCGCATGGCGCTCCAACGTCTGAAGGAAGCGGCGGAGAAAGCCAAACATGAGCTTTCCTCTTCGCTTGAAACCGATATCAACCTCCCGTTTATTACCGCGGACACCAGCGGACCCAAGCACCTCAATACCAAGCTCACCCGCGCCCAACTTGAAATGCTGGTGGAAGATCTCATTGAACGCCTGGCCGGCCCCTGTCAAACGGCCTTGAAAGATGCCGGCCTGGCCGTTTCCCAGATCGACGAAGTGATCCTGGTGGGCGGGATGACCCGCATGCCGAAGGTCATCGAGAAATCCAAAGAGATTTTCAAGCGGGAACCGGCCAAGGGAATCAATCCGGACGAAGTGGTCGCCATCGGAGCCGCGATTCAGGGGAGCATTCTCAAAGGGGAAGTGGACGAAGTTCTTCTTCTGGACGTCACGCCGCTCTCGCTGGGTGTCGAAACGCAGGGAGGCGTTTTCACCAAGCTGATCCCCAAGAACACGACGATCCCCACGCGGAAGAGCGAAGTCTTCTCCACCACGATCGACAATCAGAACATGGTGCGTGTCCACGTCCTGCAAGGAGAACGCGAGCTGGCCAAGGACAACAAATCTCTCGCCGTTTTCGAACTCGTCGGAATTCCTCCGGCGCCTCGCGGAATCCCTCAAATCGAAGTCACGTTTGATATCGACGCCAACGGAATCATGTCGGCCGGCGCGAAGGACATGGCGACGGCGCGCGAGCAGAGCGTGCGGATTACGCCGACGAGCGGACTGACGGAAGATGAGATCGGCCGGATCATCAACGATGCCCAAGCCCACGCGGCGGACGATCAGGCGCAAAAGCGGGTCACCGACGCGCGGAACGAATTGGAAGGGTTACTTTATTCGACGAAGCGGTCGTACAAGGAGCTTTCCGCCAAATTAAGTGAAGAGGAGCGGGTGAAGCTGGAGGAGTCCCTCGAAAAGGCGACGGCCGCCGTTGAGAGCGAGGAGATCGGCGTGATCCAAGAAGCTCTCACGCTGCTCAACGAGATCACGCACCAGATCGCCGAAAAGCTTTACAGCCGTGTCTCCCAATAAAAGCCTTCTCGGTTTCGCCCTTCTTCTCGCCTTTTTCTGCGGTTGCGTAAAAGAGCCCACGGTCATGCGAAACGGACTGGAAGTGACGGTGGAGCAAGCGTCGAAGATGGATTACGAAGAAGGGGAACAGTTCCTCCAAATGAAACGGTATCGGGACGCCTCGCAACGGTACCAGGGGATCGTCAGTCAAATGCCGACGTCGAGCTACGCCGATAACGCCCTTCTTCGATTGGCCCAAATTCAGCGTCTTCAAAAGAAACCGGACGACGCGGTTCCGCTCCTTCAAACGTTGATCGCTCGGTATCCGAAAGGGGATGCCGCCAATTTCGCGAAAGAAGACTTGGGAAAGATTCTGTTCAATAAGAAAGAGTATCGCTCGGCGGCCGAAATCCTGTCGGCGGTTCAGTGGAAGGAACTCCCGATCGACCGGCGTGAATCGCTCGAAAAGATCGCCCGGTCGGCGTTTGAAAAAGGTCAGCTCACGGATCGTATTTTTCCCTGGCTCGTGTCCGTATTCGATGCGACGGCCGAACCGCGGAGAGCGCTCGACCTCCGAAACGAGATCATTGAGGCCCTCGATCGGTCTTCCAATCCGGCGGATCTCGAACGCATCGTGGAAACCCGCGACGAGAAATTCCCGGCCGATTACGCCGCCTTCAAACTGGCCAAACTCGCCTATCACGCGGGCGACGCGGAAACAGCCAAGCGATGGGTCACCCGTTTCTTAAACCGCCATTCGGGCCATGAGTACGCTCAAGCCGCCGTGGCGTTATCGGAAACGCTTTATCGGAGCGATGACGTGGATTCCCGGGCGATCGGCCTACTGGTGCCTCTTTCCGGCTCGAATCGGATCTTCGCCGACCAAATGCTCCAGGGTGCCGCGCTCGCAATGAATGTCTTTCAGAAAACCAATAGCGGCGTTCCCTTCACGCTTTATATCGAGGATACGGGGGAGGACCCGGAGAGAGCGGTTGCCGCACTGGAGCGCCTCGTCCGCGAACGAAAGGTCATTGCCGCCGTGGGCCCCCTGCTTTCGAAACAGAGCCAAAGTGTTGCCCTGACGGCCTTGGACTATGGATTGCCGGTGATCTCATTGAGCGCTGCGGAGGGAATCACCGAGCTGGGAAGCACGATCTTTCGAAACGGCCTGACCAAATCGGCGCAGGCCTCCGGACTTGCGCACCTCGCCATCGATATTTTGGGCACCCGGAGAGCGGCGATCCTCTACCCGAGAAACAAGTACGGCATCGAGTTCATGACGTTCTTCTTCGAGGAGTTCACACGCCGCGGCGGTGAAATTCGGGGAGCCGAAAGCTACGAACCGGACAAACCCGATTTTGGCCCGCCGCTCAAGCGACTGGTCGGTTTGGAACCGATTGAACTGCGACAGAACCAAATCTGCTCCGAAGCAGAATCGAAGGCCCGGGCGTCCGATCCAACCGGTAAAGCTCGTCCCTGCTATCCCCGAGACAACCTTCCTCCGATCGTCGATTTCGAAGCGATCTTCATTCCGGACGGCTTCGACCGGGTTCAACAGATCGTTCCGACGCTGGCCTATTACGACGTCCGCGGCGTTCAGGTTCTGGGAACCAACGTCTGGAACACGCCCGAACTTCTGAAGGGGGACAGCGCAAAATACCTGCAAGGAGCGCTCTTTTTGGACGGTTTCTTCCCTCAAAAGAAGGAACCGCCCACGCCGGAATTCATGGAGCGTTTTTATCGGGTCTACGGAAGTGAAGCCGGAATCCTGGAAGCCCAAACCTACGACACCGTTTCGATGGCGCTTTCGGTTTTGTCCAACGATCGTCCCGACAACCGGCGCGCGTTCGCGGAGGCGCTGAACCGCATCGCGAAATACCCCGGAGTCACCGGCGAAACCGATTTTTCCGGCCGCAGAGACGCCGTTCGAAAGCTCACCGTCCTGACGGTGGACGGCGACAAGATCGTTGAACTCGACTGATCCGAACAACATGTCGCGGCTGGAGGACCTACATTTTGATAGGTTGACCTACTGATTTTGATAGGTTAATCTTTCGATATGTCAAAGCTGATTGAGCTGCCCTTTCTCCAAGCGTTGCGAAAGAATCTATCCCGTCGGCATCCGCTCATTCAGGTTGTCATCGGACCGCGACAGGTGGGCAAGACTACAGGCATTCAGTTATTCCTCAGTCGGTCTTCAAGCCCGTACCATTACGCGTCCGCCGATGGTCCCATCACAAAGGGAGCCGACTGGCTGTTCGAACAATGGAAGTTGGCAGAGGCAAAATCTCAAAATGTCATCCTTGTTGTGGATGAGGTCCAAAAAATTGAACGCTGGTCGGAGGCGCTCAAGCAACTCTGGGACGAAAAAAAGAGCCGCAAATTTAAAGTGATCGTTCTCGGCTCCAGCTCTCTAACGATTCAGAAGGGATTGAGTGAGAGCCTGGCGGGTCGGTTTCAATTACACAAGGTGTGGCCCTGGAGTTTCTCTGAGAGCAAGAAAGCCTACGGCCTATCTTTCCAGCAGTATCTTGTATTCGGTGGATATCCTGGAAGCTACCCCCTGATTTCCGATCGTTCAGGCTGGCTCTCGTACGTCAAAGAATCCATTGTGGATGCTGTCATCGGAAAGGACATTTTAAGCCAAGCGCGTGTGAAGTCTCCGGCTCTGTTCCGACAATGCTTTGACATCATCTGCTCGTATCCCGCTCAGGAGGTCAGTTACACGAAGCTCTTGGGCCAGTTACAGGACAAAGGAAACGTGGATCTCGTAAAGTATTATATCGAACTGTTTGAAGGGGCCTTTCTCGTCAAGCCGTTATTCAAATTCTCCAAGCGACCGGTATTGCACAGAAGTTCGTCGCCTAAGTTGTTGCCCCTCTGTCCCGCTCTATATTCAGCCACCGTGGATGCGGACCTCGGTCCCGAGGAGGAAGGGCGTGCGTTTGAAATCATCGTGGGCATGGCACTCTTACGTAAACCCGGACGCTTGTTCTATTGGAGGGATCGCCAGGCGGAAGTAGATTACGTGTACCAGTACGGGAAACGGCAGATCGCTATCGAGGTGAAATCGAATGCCAAGAAGACGGCCAAAGGCCTCAAGAAATTCGAGGAGAATTTTCCGGACAGCGAAACAGTGATTGTGACGCCGGACCAATACGAAAGCGTGTTGGATCGCTTGTAACGGCTTACGGGAACCCTCAGTCGCCGACGGCGACGGAGACCGGCTTCTCAGCCTCTAAGGAGGCGGGAACCGTGAAGGGTTCCGCCACCGCGTCTCGGCACTTCCGGAGATCCGGGGCAAACAATGTCTCCCGAAGTTCGCCGGCCAGCTTTCCATCCGCATCGATCGCAACCAGATTCAGTTCGTTCTGACGGTCGAGGGAAAAACTTTCAAAATTACACGACCCGAGACAAACGAAGACTTCATCAATGACCATCACCTTTGCGTGTGTCATGGATGAATAAAGGTGAGTTTGAATTCCCTCGCTCGCCAAGCGGCCAAAGTTGCGCCGCAGCGAGCGGTCCACGGTGGCGTGATTGCTCTTTTCGGGAACGATCAAATGAAGCTCCCCCACGCCGCGGCGCCTCGCGCACAGCAAGCCTTCCACGATCTCTCCATGGGAAAGATAGGCGTTTTCTATCCAGATGGAGTGTTCGGCGTTTGCAATCGCCTCGAGCAAAAAGGATTTCAGTTTCCGGTCGCCGTAATACGGTCGATGTGCGATCACCGTCGCTGTCGCCGAAACACCCTCCGAAGCGCCCTCCATCCTCGCCTCGGTTCGGGGCAGAGGGTTCGATGGCCCCGAATCGAGAAAAACTTCCATAAACCGGCGCTGAACTTCCGTCACGACCGGTCCGCGGGCGATGACACAGACCTCGTGCCAACCGAAATTGTGCGCCGTGGGATTGAAGCCGCTGATGAACGTTGTGTGATGATCCACGACGAGCGACTTCGAGTGGTGACGGCAGAGGCCGTATTTCCATCCGTAGCGGAAAATTTCGATCCCCGCCCTTTCCATTTCCCGGATCATTTCGCGAGTCGCCCGCCGCTCATCGCGAACGGCTTTCGTTTGGAACGGCAGAAAAGCCCAACGACCGTTGGTTTCCAGAAACATCTCCACGGCGTCGAAAATGACTTTGACGACGACACCCCGCCGGCGGGCCTCGATCAAGGCTTCCGCAAACGGCCGGCCGCCTTCGTCCGCTTCGATGTTGTAAAACTGGAACGTAACCGAAGATCGACTCTCCGCAATCGCCTCCAGCATCCGAGGGACAAACCGATGCGCATCGATCAGGGTTTCAAGGCGGTTGCCGTCGCTTACCGTGGCACCGAAGCGATCCCCCGCTTGCCGCAGCCAGCGGTCCCAACGGGAAAAACTGTTTTGGCGTGAATCCATTTTCAAAAGGAGGGCCGGTGTGTCATAAGATCGTTCATCTTACACGAGTACTTCGACCACATGAAGTTGCATGATTTTACGCAACAATTGCATTCGATTCCGGTGCCTTTATGTACATTCCGAGACCAAATAGGATTGAAAATACGACCTCCTGAGAAAATCGAGTATTAATAAGCCATGGACCCACAACACAATCAAAATAACGAGGAATTACTTGAGGTGGAAAAAAGGTTCACAAAACTTAGAAGCAGAGTGCTGAAACCCACGTTATTATTTTGTGGGACTTTTTTTGTTTTTATTTTTTTAGTGATAATGACTAAATCAATTTCGAAATCACTTTCTGAATCGGTTAGCATGGGGGCAGTTTTAGCATCCATGCTTTTCGGCACCTACCTGGTACTATTCAATAGACGTAATTGGAAGTGCCCATCCTGTGATTC from Bdellovibrionota bacterium includes the following:
- a CDS encoding phosphatidylserine/phosphatidylglycerophosphate/cardiolipin synthase family protein yields the protein MDSRQNSFSRWDRWLRQAGDRFGATVSDGNRLETLIDAHRFVPRMLEAIAESRSSVTFQFYNIEADEGGRPFAEALIEARRRGVVVKVIFDAVEMFLETNGRWAFLPFQTKAVRDERRATREMIREMERAGIEIFRYGWKYGLCRHHSKSLVVDHHTTFISGFNPTAHNFGWHEVCVIARGPVVTEVQRRFMEVFLDSGPSNPLPRTEARMEGASEGVSATATVIAHRPYYGDRKLKSFLLEAIANAEHSIWIENAYLSHGEIVEGLLCARRRGVGELHLIVPEKSNHATVDRSLRRNFGRLASEGIQTHLYSSMTHAKVMVIDEVFVCLGSCNFESFSLDRQNELNLVAIDADGKLAGELRETLFAPDLRKCRDAVAEPFTVPASLEAEKPVSVAVGD